The nucleotide sequence TGATATACGAAATGAGAATCACACCATCTTGAATAGCAATACCAAACAAAGACAAGAACCCAAACAAAGCAGAAATACTCAAGGTCTCACCGCCCAGATGCAAAGCAATGATTCCGCCAATCGCTGCAAAGGGAACGTTAATCAAGACAATCACTGCATCTCGGAAGTTTCCTAAAGCAGTTACGAGCAATAAGAAAATCGCTACCAGCGTTAATGGAATGATGACCATCAACTTTTGCTGTGCAGCCTTCATCTGATTGAACTGACCATCCCATGCAATAGTGTAATTAGTGGGTAAGGCAACGTTCTTCTGCACTAAATACTTAGCATCTTCAACCGCACTACCCAAGTCACGGCCGCGTACGCTAAAGATGATGGCAATGTAGCGTTTACCGGCTTCGCGATAAATAAAGAATGGACCGTCCGTCAATAGTACTTGTGCAACCATGCTCAAAGGTACTTTCTGACCATTGGGCGTATCAATGAGTAAATTCGCCACATCGGGTATGTCGTTACGACTCGCTTCGTTTAGGCGCACTGCAATACCAAAAGTCTTTTCTTCTTCCAAGAAATTAGTTACAGGGGCACCACCAATTGAATTGGCTACCACCGTTTGAATATCACTCACGTTCACGCCATAGCGCGCCGCTTGTTCACGGTCAATCCGAACATTTAAAGTTGGTTGCCCGAGCTCTTTCAGAATATTTTCATCTTCAATGCCACGCACTTTCTTGAGCTGCTCTACTACTTCATGCGCTTTTTGTGCGAGCACTTCTAAATCAGATCCAAAAATCTTGACTGAGTTCTCACCCTTCACCCCAGATAGTGCTTCATTGACGTTATCCTGAATGTACTGTGAGAAGCTATATTTGAGACCTGGAATCTTATCCAGTTCGGCTTGCAAGTGCTTAATCAAGTCTTGCTTGCTAGTGCCCTTAGGCATTTGATCTGGGGCTTTCAGGTACAAACCATACTCTTGATTAAATACACCTGTAGAGTCAGTGCCATCATCTGGACGACCGATCTGCACTGCTACTCGCTCAAGCTCTGGCCGCTTTAAGAAAGTCTCACGCAATTGATTGGCTACCTTCACAGAGTAGTTCAGATCCACTGTGTTTGGCAGCACCACGCGTAACCAAATATTGTTTTCTTCTAAGGTTGGCAAGAACGCAGTGCCTAAGCGAATTGCGCTAAGTAATGTGATGCCCAAAATAAATAAAGAAATCGCAATCACATGACGTGGATGATCCATCCATTTACGCAAGAGTGGACGGTAATGCTGCAACATCCAAGTAATAAATTTTGGTGGCGCATGATGGAAGTTTTCACCAAAGACATAGGACATTGATGCCGGCAAGAAGGTCAAGCTCAAGACAATCGAGGCAATCAATGCAAAGCCCATGGTAAATGCCATGGGCTTAAAGATGATGCCTTCAACACCACCCATCAAAAATAATGGCGAGTAAGCCACGATGATGATGCTGGTTGAATAGATCATGGCGCGCTGTACTTCGCTGGTTGCCAGAATAATGCTTTGATTAACGCGTTTACCACCTTCTTCCATGTGGCGCATGACGTTCTCTGTAATGATGACGGCAGCGTCCACAATGACCCCGAAGTCAATAGCGCCCAGAGAAATCAAATTCGCGGGCACATTGAAGAGGTACATCATGATGAACGAGAAACATAGCGCGAGTGGGATTACCGCTGCTACGACCGCTGCTGCTCGCAAATTACCTAAGAACACATAGAGCAAGACCAAGACCATGGTAATACCAAAAAACATGGTGTGTTTTACCGTGCCAACTGTGATATCCAATAAGACTTGGCGATCGTAAAAAGGTTTTACCTGAATACCCGGTGGCAAGATATGGCTATTGATGTTGTCGATCTTTTCACGGACGCGCGCCAATACTTCAGAGGCATTCTCACCACGGCGCAGATATACGATACCCTCAACTGAATCTGGATTGCTATCAAACTGGAACATACCTAAGCGGGGAGCATTGCCAATTACCACAGTTGCCACATCACCAATGCGAACAGGCACCCCCTTGTTAACTGCAATCACCACCTGCTTAATGTCATCGATATTGCGCAAGAGACCAACACCACGAACCACAAACTGCTGCTCACCGCTTGGCAATACACCACCACCAGTATTGTCATTAGCCTTAGATAAAGCTTCGATTAACTGCGGAATGGTTACCCCTTTAGATTGCAAGCTCTCAGGACTCACAATCACTTGGTATTGACGTACCTTGCCACCAAATGAAGAGACATCGGCAATCCCAGGGGTTTGCTTAAGCTCTTTATAGATCTCGTAATTTTGCAAGGTCTTTAAGCGGGTTGGTGACGCATACTCAGAAGCCACCTGGTAACGCAATATCTCACCTGTTGCATCAGAATCAGGGCTTACGCTAGAGCTCACTCCTGGTGGGAATGCCACGTTACCTAAATTGGTAATGAAGATTTGGCGAACCTTAAAGGGATCAGCATTGTCATTAAATTTGAGTGTGACAACAGACAAGCCAAAGAGTGAGACTGAGCGAAACGCCTTAACCCCAGGAATACCAGCCAAGGCATTTTCTACAGGAATAGTGACTTGTTGCTCTACTTCAGTTGTGCTTCTCCCAGGCCATTGTGAAATCGCCTGAATGGTTAATGGCGCCACGCCAGGATATGGCTGAATCGGTAGTTGCTTAAGACTAAATGCGCCCAGAATTAATAAGACTGCTGCCGCGAACAAAATCACGACACGCTTGTCTAAAACTCCCCGAATGAAGGAGGTTACAAAACTCAATTATTCCTCCTGCTTGGCAAAACGGTCATTTAATAAGACCGCGCCATCGGTAAGCACCTTCATACCAGGCTCAAGACCTTCGGTAACGGCAAAGCGTTTGCCATCGAGGTCATAGCCTTTGATAAGGAATCGCCTGTAAGAATCTTTGCCAGTTTTAATAATGGCGTAACGCATCTCACGTACTCGAACAATGGCAGTCTGAGGCACCACCACCGCTTGTGCTTCTGCCGTTTTTAGGCGAGCACTGACGTACATATCAGGGCGCAATAGACCATCTGGGTTTTCAACATCGCAACGGATGAGCAATGCATGAGTCTCTGGATCAATAGTTGGTGCAATGTAATTTGCCGTTGCCACAAACTCTTTATCCGGATAAGACTCAGTACGCAAAATCATGGTCTGGCCTTTTTGAATCTTGCGAATATCTTGCTCATAGATATTACCCAAGAACCAAAGCTCTTTTGGATTTGCCAAAGTCGCCAATACATCGCCAGCATTAACAATCGAACCTGGCTCTACAGCACGCTTGACAACCACCCCTTGCAATGGCGAACGCATGACTAAATTGCTTTGGGTTTTGCCGCTCTTCTCAAGAGCTTTAATATCGCCATCACCCGCGCCCAAATTGCGCATCCGGTTAGCAGCGGCTTGCTGGGTAATTTGCGCATCACCCAAGAGATCGCTCATCGTTTTATTGCCTTCTAGCACTTTGGCGGTCTTAGAGGAAAGAAGATACTCTTGCTGCGCGGAGATAAATTCTGGACTGTAGAGTTCGACGACTGGTGAACCCACTTCAACCGCAGCTCCATCAAAAGCATAGATACGCTCTACTCTGCCTGGGGCTCTAGCAGAAAGCACTTTAGATTTTTCCGCATTAAATGCGAGACGACCAGGCACTTTGAGCTCGACTGGCACATTGACTAAAGTAGCATCTTGAAATACATAGATATTTGGATTGAGCTCAACACCAGGCAACTTAAGCTCCATTGCACCGGTGCTTTCTACTTTTAATACTTTGTCGCTCTTTTCTAATTTGACTGGACGG is from Polynucleobacter sp. MWH-UH23A and encodes:
- a CDS encoding CusA/CzcA family heavy metal efflux RND transporter; the protein is MSFVTSFIRGVLDKRVVILFAAAVLLILGAFSLKQLPIQPYPGVAPLTIQAISQWPGRSTTEVEQQVTIPVENALAGIPGVKAFRSVSLFGLSVVTLKFNDNADPFKVRQIFITNLGNVAFPPGVSSSVSPDSDATGEILRYQVASEYASPTRLKTLQNYEIYKELKQTPGIADVSSFGGKVRQYQVIVSPESLQSKGVTIPQLIEALSKANDNTGGGVLPSGEQQFVVRGVGLLRNIDDIKQVVIAVNKGVPVRIGDVATVVIGNAPRLGMFQFDSNPDSVEGIVYLRRGENASEVLARVREKIDNINSHILPPGIQVKPFYDRQVLLDITVGTVKHTMFFGITMVLVLLYVFLGNLRAAAVVAAVIPLALCFSFIMMYLFNVPANLISLGAIDFGVIVDAAVIITENVMRHMEEGGKRVNQSIILATSEVQRAMIYSTSIIIVAYSPLFLMGGVEGIIFKPMAFTMGFALIASIVLSLTFLPASMSYVFGENFHHAPPKFITWMLQHYRPLLRKWMDHPRHVIAISLFILGITLLSAIRLGTAFLPTLEENNIWLRVVLPNTVDLNYSVKVANQLRETFLKRPELERVAVQIGRPDDGTDSTGVFNQEYGLYLKAPDQMPKGTSKQDLIKHLQAELDKIPGLKYSFSQYIQDNVNEALSGVKGENSVKIFGSDLEVLAQKAHEVVEQLKKVRGIEDENILKELGQPTLNVRIDREQAARYGVNVSDIQTVVANSIGGAPVTNFLEEEKTFGIAVRLNEASRNDIPDVANLLIDTPNGQKVPLSMVAQVLLTDGPFFIYREAGKRYIAIIFSVRGRDLGSAVEDAKYLVQKNVALPTNYTIAWDGQFNQMKAAQQKLMVIIPLTLVAIFLLLVTALGNFRDAVIVLINVPFAAIGGIIALHLGGETLSISALFGFLSLFGIAIQDGVILISYINKTVAEEHGAMKDAMVDGAALRVRPVLMTAMLAGLGLLPAALSHSIGSEAQRPLALVIVGGMVTTTVLTLLVLPVIYAAMRARGKHKPGLV
- a CDS encoding efflux RND transporter periplasmic adaptor subunit — its product is MKDKLIHLYKRAIAEAQKLRDKLSARIAANTNEIHRSYWALPPETRARLRLVIICTSILMLGIVIGLFVNVNRPVKLEKSDKVLKVESTGAMELKLPGVELNPNIYVFQDATLVNVPVELKVPGRLAFNAEKSKVLSARAPGRVERIYAFDGAAVEVGSPVVELYSPEFISAQQEYLLSSKTAKVLEGNKTMSDLLGDAQITQQAAANRMRNLGAGDGDIKALEKSGKTQSNLVMRSPLQGVVVKRAVEPGSIVNAGDVLATLANPKELWFLGNIYEQDIRKIQKGQTMILRTESYPDKEFVATANYIAPTIDPETHALLIRCDVENPDGLLRPDMYVSARLKTAEAQAVVVPQTAIVRVREMRYAIIKTGKDSYRRFLIKGYDLDGKRFAVTEGLEPGMKVLTDGAVLLNDRFAKQEE